A single window of Anaerocolumna chitinilytica DNA harbors:
- a CDS encoding carbohydrate ABC transporter permease, with protein sequence MHSKKRENLTLMLFVAPALIVYIIFKLYPAIAGMFYALTDWNGLYKSYHFVGIDNFKDVLKDEDYWKSLLFTTKYVVVMLIAANVTALLLAVTIESRTKAKGIFRTLFYMPNMISMIIGGYMWSFIFTKVLYYLADNWGIKFLDKSWIGDPKYAFIAIIIVAVWGSAGYLMIIYMAGLQGVPEDLKESASLDGANTWQRFWKIIFPMIQPALTICIFWTLNTAFQVFDVIYSLTGGGPGRMTQSVAINIYEEAFSGNIRYGYATAKSTVLFLIILLITIIQLWVMKGKEQEL encoded by the coding sequence ATGCATAGTAAGAAACGGGAAAACTTAACATTAATGCTCTTTGTAGCACCGGCTTTGATTGTATATATTATTTTTAAGCTGTATCCGGCCATTGCAGGCATGTTTTATGCTCTGACGGATTGGAACGGTTTATATAAGAGCTACCATTTTGTAGGGATAGATAATTTCAAGGATGTACTTAAGGATGAGGATTACTGGAAATCACTTTTATTTACAACAAAATATGTGGTTGTAATGCTGATAGCAGCCAATGTTACCGCTCTTTTGCTTGCTGTTACCATTGAGAGCAGAACAAAGGCCAAAGGAATCTTTCGGACGCTCTTTTACATGCCAAATATGATTAGTATGATTATCGGAGGCTACATGTGGTCCTTTATTTTTACAAAGGTTCTGTACTATCTGGCAGATAACTGGGGAATTAAGTTCCTGGATAAATCCTGGATTGGGGACCCCAAATATGCCTTCATTGCCATAATCATTGTTGCCGTATGGGGATCTGCAGGGTACCTGATGATTATCTACATGGCAGGTCTGCAAGGAGTGCCGGAGGATTTAAAAGAGTCAGCCAGCCTGGATGGCGCTAATACCTGGCAGCGCTTTTGGAAGATTATCTTTCCCATGATTCAGCCGGCATTGACGATTTGCATCTTCTGGACACTGAATACAGCTTTTCAGGTCTTTGATGTTATATACTCACTGACGGGCGGTGGACCTGGAAGAATGACACAGTCTGTTGCGATTAATATCTATGAAGAGGCATTCTCCGGAAATATACGATATGGTTATGCAACGGCAAAATCAACAGTGCTTTTTCTCATTATACTTCTGATTACCATTATACAGTTATGGGTTATGAAGGGAAAGGAACAGGAACTCTGA
- a CDS encoding carbohydrate ABC transporter permease, whose translation MVSKKISHFIIYLLLIVAALFWLFPLIMALVNSFKTNGELLTNVMSLPKSIDLKNYIRTIEKMHYLRSFGNTVLLSFLSVTLIILFSALAGWKLCRTKTKLSSAIFSLFIFSMLIPFSSIMIPLYRVVLAFHIKNSLIGLSFVYAGLGVSMAIFLYHGFVKGIPIDLEEAAAIDGCNNLKTFSHIVFPMLKPITATICITNVLWIWNDFLLPLINISDNKKYSLLLSTNTLFGQYSSDWTAILSALILAAIPVIIFYAIFQKQILKGIADGAVKG comes from the coding sequence ATGGTAAGCAAAAAAATCTCTCATTTTATCATATATCTGCTGTTGATAGTAGCAGCGCTCTTCTGGCTCTTTCCGCTTATTATGGCGTTGGTAAATTCCTTTAAGACCAATGGGGAACTGCTGACCAATGTAATGTCCTTACCAAAGTCAATTGATTTAAAAAACTACATAAGAACCATTGAAAAGATGCATTACCTCCGAAGCTTTGGCAATACGGTTCTCCTATCTTTTCTTAGTGTAACTCTAATTATACTGTTTTCAGCTTTGGCAGGCTGGAAGCTGTGCCGTACGAAGACAAAGCTGTCATCTGCTATCTTTAGCTTATTTATCTTTTCCATGCTGATACCTTTTAGTTCCATTATGATACCTTTATACCGGGTTGTTCTGGCTTTTCATATTAAGAATTCCCTTATCGGGCTTTCCTTTGTTTATGCCGGTCTGGGCGTCAGTATGGCAATCTTTCTCTATCATGGTTTTGTAAAAGGAATACCCATAGATCTGGAGGAGGCGGCTGCTATTGACGGGTGTAACAATCTAAAGACGTTTTCTCATATTGTATTTCCCATGCTAAAGCCTATTACTGCAACCATATGTATTACCAATGTTCTTTGGATCTGGAATGATTTCTTATTACCTTTGATTAATATTTCGGACAACAAAAAGTATAGTCTTTTATTATCGACGAATACCTTATTCGGACAATACAGCAGCGATTGGACAGCAATTTTAAGCGCGCTTATTTTGGCGGCAATACCGGTAATTATTTTTTATGCTATTTTTCAAAAGCAGATTTTAAAAGGAATAGCAGACGGAGCTGTCAAAGGTTGA
- a CDS encoding MBOAT family O-acyltransferase: MVFSSLEFIFRFLPIFLIIYYLVPARFRNIVLLIGSVIFYTLGDYKYLILLILAAIVNYISAKNIRHEAVPSKKKAWLIAALIYNFGMLFFFKYVNFTIENINGLLHIFSPHIHLSNLRMGLPLGISFYTFQAVSYLVDVYRGEIEEEPSLYHLTIYLFMFPKLVSGPITPYKEIREQLTYRRIPSFKVEEGLKVFTIGLAMKVLLADRIAILWNDIQTIGFISISTPLAWLGAFGYTLQLYFDFHGYTLMAIGIGKMLGFELPLNFIHPYMSKSITEFWRRWHITLGRWFKDYIYIPLGGNRKGTGRLILNLLIVWLFTGLWHGASWNYILWGLSLFLLILLEKLWMKPYLDKSRVLARLYMLFVIPVTWMLFAINNFEDMGTYLGRMFHLVSGVNVNNGDFVKYLGQYKWLFLVGIFFCFPYGQRWFEKHKHNFFSTVILFFVFWYCIYQLANGINNPFLYFQF; this comes from the coding sequence TTGGTTTTTAGCAGTTTGGAGTTTATATTTCGTTTCTTACCGATATTCTTAATCATATATTATCTGGTACCTGCAAGATTCCGGAATATCGTTCTTCTTATCGGGAGTGTTATTTTCTATACCTTAGGTGATTATAAGTATCTTATATTACTTATATTAGCAGCTATAGTCAATTATATCTCAGCAAAGAATATAAGGCACGAGGCGGTGCCATCAAAGAAAAAAGCATGGCTGATTGCAGCATTAATCTACAATTTTGGCATGCTGTTTTTCTTTAAATACGTCAACTTTACAATTGAAAATATCAATGGTCTTTTACATATATTTTCTCCCCACATACATCTTTCTAACTTAAGAATGGGACTTCCTCTTGGAATCAGTTTCTATACCTTTCAAGCAGTATCCTATCTGGTAGATGTTTATCGAGGGGAGATAGAAGAGGAACCCTCTCTTTACCATCTTACTATCTACCTTTTTATGTTTCCAAAGCTGGTATCGGGTCCGATTACTCCTTATAAAGAAATCAGAGAACAGCTTACTTACCGCAGAATTCCTTCCTTTAAGGTGGAAGAAGGTTTAAAGGTATTTACCATAGGTCTTGCTATGAAAGTTTTGCTGGCGGACCGCATCGCAATCCTATGGAATGATATCCAGACGATTGGATTTATAAGCATTTCAACACCCCTTGCCTGGCTTGGAGCCTTTGGATATACCCTGCAGCTTTACTTCGATTTTCATGGTTATACGCTGATGGCAATTGGTATAGGAAAAATGCTTGGGTTTGAATTACCCCTTAACTTTATACATCCTTACATGTCAAAATCCATAACGGAGTTTTGGCGCAGATGGCACATAACACTTGGAAGATGGTTTAAGGACTATATCTATATTCCTCTCGGGGGTAACAGAAAAGGTACAGGACGTCTTATTCTTAACCTGCTGATAGTATGGTTATTTACTGGCCTGTGGCATGGTGCCAGCTGGAATTACATCCTTTGGGGATTATCATTGTTTCTGCTCATTCTTTTGGAAAAGCTGTGGATGAAGCCTTACCTGGATAAATCGAGAGTACTGGCAAGACTGTATATGCTCTTTGTGATACCCGTTACCTGGATGCTTTTTGCTATCAATAATTTTGAGGATATGGGAACCTATCTTGGAAGAATGTTTCACCTGGTTTCCGGAGTGAATGTAAATAACGGGGACTTTGTCAAATACTTGGGACAGTATAAGTGGTTGTTCTTAGTTGGAATCTTCTTTTGCTTTCCTTATGGACAAAGATGGTTTGAAAAACACAAGCACAATTTTTTCAGCACTGTCATATTATTCTTTGTCTTTTGGTATTGTATCTACCAGCTTGCAAATGGTATTAATAATCCATTTTTATATTTTCAATTTTAA
- a CDS encoding GDSL-type esterase/lipase family protein — protein sequence MMLLIISAVILTLAAYLGKNSVYADYSVDIFKHPRLSVVFEGIKDGNYPWGKAKENETVDVAAGEGDSKGDSTANTPDKDNTEDAVEGTNSNPSGSDSGETSGSIPVEGSKDSGKSGNEKGADSTGKGDTGGGTKDTGNGTNGSTSIDTEGSTQDSGTKDPSDGSEGSGENGTGKGSQNPGKDGSGKDGQDGTKENDNQSSGSGSKDTGKTKGDKDPDKAADPDSNSSYEFVAVKKSYFDNALFIGDSRTVGLSDYSGWKNPTFFADVGLTIYDVFDKKVAEVDGKKMTIEEALKKKRFQKIYIMLGINEMGTGTAKSFTKAYKEVVERIHELQPEAIIFVEAIMNVTKEKSDTDPIFNNKNIKDRNNHLKGLADGKKIFYIDVNEAITDNTGGIPAKYTFDNIHLKAAYYKIWTDFLLKHGVSAK from the coding sequence ATGATGTTGTTAATTATAAGTGCCGTAATCCTTACCCTGGCAGCTTATCTGGGGAAGAATTCCGTTTATGCGGATTATTCGGTGGATATATTTAAACATCCCAGATTATCAGTGGTATTTGAAGGAATCAAGGATGGGAATTACCCCTGGGGAAAGGCTAAAGAAAACGAGACGGTAGATGTTGCCGCAGGAGAGGGAGATTCAAAAGGGGATTCAACTGCGAATACTCCGGATAAGGACAACACAGAAGATGCCGTGGAGGGAACAAATAGCAATCCTTCCGGGAGTGATTCGGGAGAGACAAGCGGCAGTATACCTGTGGAGGGTTCAAAGGACTCTGGTAAGAGTGGAAATGAAAAGGGTGCGGATAGTACCGGTAAAGGGGATACAGGCGGTGGTACAAAAGATACCGGCAATGGTACGAATGGCAGCACAAGTATAGATACTGAGGGCAGCACACAAGATTCCGGCACAAAGGATCCCAGTGATGGTTCAGAAGGCTCTGGTGAGAATGGGACTGGTAAGGGCTCACAAAATCCCGGTAAAGATGGTTCAGGAAAAGACGGACAGGATGGCACAAAGGAGAACGATAATCAATCATCTGGAAGTGGTTCAAAGGATACCGGTAAGACAAAAGGCGATAAGGACCCGGATAAGGCAGCAGATCCAGACAGTAACTCTTCCTATGAGTTTGTTGCGGTGAAAAAAAGTTATTTTGATAATGCATTATTTATCGGTGATTCCAGAACAGTAGGACTCTCTGATTATTCCGGCTGGAAGAATCCTACCTTCTTTGCAGATGTTGGTCTTACCATTTATGATGTATTTGATAAGAAAGTAGCCGAGGTTGATGGTAAAAAAATGACCATAGAGGAAGCTCTGAAAAAGAAGAGGTTTCAGAAAATCTATATCATGCTTGGCATCAATGAGATGGGAACCGGCACAGCAAAATCCTTTACCAAGGCTTATAAAGAGGTTGTTGAACGGATACATGAACTGCAACCGGAGGCCATTATCTTTGTAGAAGCTATTATGAATGTAACCAAGGAAAAGTCTGATACGGACCCTATCTTTAATAATAAGAATATCAAAGACAGGAACAACCATTTGAAAGGACTTGCTGATGGTAAAAAAATCTTCTATATTGATGTGAATGAAGCAATTACGGATAACACCGGTGGAATACCGGCGAAATATACCTTTGACAATATCCATCTTAAGGCGGCTTATTATAAGATTTGGACGGATTTTCTGTTAAAGCATGGGGTTTCGGCCAAATAA
- a CDS encoding DUF4279 domain-containing protein, with the protein MDNTNVLVDFRIIGDNYNIQEITDILLIKPSRYWKSGDDILQTGRKYDCTEWIFSTGYEETLDISTQIKKIKSIFLEKSNQLVSLREKYNLKYCIEIVIKIENNAVPAIYLDSEIINFAAIIGATFDFDTYINF; encoded by the coding sequence ATGGATAATACAAATGTATTAGTCGATTTTAGGATTATTGGAGATAATTATAATATTCAAGAAATAACAGATATTCTTTTAATAAAACCTAGTAGATATTGGAAGTCTGGAGATGATATCCTCCAAACTGGGAGGAAATACGATTGTACAGAATGGATATTTAGTACTGGATATGAAGAAACATTGGATATAAGTACTCAAATTAAGAAAATCAAATCTATTTTCCTGGAAAAATCAAATCAATTAGTTAGTTTAAGGGAAAAATATAATTTAAAATATTGTATTGAAATAGTTATAAAAATTGAAAATAATGCAGTACCAGCAATATATTTAGATTCAGAAATTATTAATTTTGCCGCTATAATAGGAGCTACGTTTGATTTTGATACATATATTAATTTTTGA
- a CDS encoding PQQ-like beta-propeller repeat protein — MDNKKRIFRNSEGIGGFEQGLYDEEAPQPTASNWTRQSCFKIPDKPALIWKTGRKNAFLGGTRIGGSFAITGKKSIIVSECSNDLFARDGKLLEISDNGTINEIFSCNKLLGIPVIGADGIIYIYTLGASDSRGHQLFCLSPEGNIIWQYHIDYSIERRPILDKDGNIYMFVKRWDIEVGAFL, encoded by the coding sequence ATGGATAATAAAAAACGTATATTTAGGAATAGCGAAGGTATTGGCGGCTTTGAACAGGGGTTATATGATGAGGAGGCACCTCAGCCTACAGCTTCAAATTGGACAAGGCAGTCCTGTTTTAAAATACCGGATAAGCCTGCATTAATATGGAAAACCGGCAGAAAGAATGCATTTCTGGGAGGCACGCGTATCGGAGGGTCTTTTGCAATAACCGGTAAGAAATCCATTATAGTGTCTGAATGTAGTAATGATTTATTTGCCAGAGATGGTAAACTTCTTGAAATTAGCGATAATGGGACTATAAATGAAATATTTTCATGTAATAAGCTGCTTGGCATACCTGTAATTGGAGCAGACGGAATCATATATATTTACACATTAGGTGCCTCGGATTCAAGGGGACATCAGTTGTTTTGCTTAAGTCCTGAAGGAAATATAATATGGCAATATCATATTGACTACAGCATAGAAAGAAGGCCAATATTAGATAAAGACGGTAATATATATATGTTTGTCAAAAGATGGGATATTGAAGTGGGAGCATTCCTTTAA
- a CDS encoding outer membrane protein assembly factor BamB family protein, translating into MITKNEVIYVGLNVSCSLCAFHKDGEMLWEKSSGGAHGSEFINMKEDGTMYICYGAALHAISPNSELKWTYKPERTSIHVSPSLGKDGKLCLNRTPNLLSCLDADGNELWNVEIKGTKLQAPIIGNDGRIMQVCYESNYPKDKSWIQIFTPEGKIQWEYATEGLIVSAYLADDNLIYFITNIVNRKKSKNCLYTDWEVQAIGEI; encoded by the coding sequence GTGATAACTAAGAATGAAGTTATATATGTAGGGCTGAATGTATCATGTTCTTTGTGTGCTTTTCATAAAGATGGTGAAATGCTCTGGGAGAAGTCAAGCGGAGGAGCACATGGTTCAGAATTTATAAATATGAAAGAGGATGGTACAATGTATATATGCTACGGTGCAGCCCTACACGCAATTAGTCCTAATAGTGAGTTAAAGTGGACTTATAAGCCAGAAAGAACCAGCATTCATGTGTCACCTTCACTGGGCAAAGATGGTAAGCTATGCTTAAATAGGACTCCAAATTTATTGTCTTGTCTTGATGCTGATGGAAATGAGTTATGGAATGTAGAAATAAAGGGTACAAAATTACAGGCACCTATCATAGGAAATGATGGTAGGATTATGCAGGTTTGTTATGAAAGTAATTACCCGAAAGATAAATCATGGATTCAAATATTTACACCGGAAGGGAAAATTCAATGGGAATATGCAACGGAGGGACTTATCGTGTCGGCATATTTGGCAGATGATAATTTGATTTATTTTATAACGAATATTGTTAACAGAAAGAAAAGTAAAAACTGTCTATATACTGATTGGGAAGTTCAAGCTATTGGTGAAATCTAA
- a CDS encoding C39 family peptidase, which translates to MDNQSTSEKRMRQQRRKQKQRRRIILTFLAIVFAYLAGYMVGSGKMKPTIDSVSSRSTDVLASGDSERKAESPVQIARKMMNTKEGEITVETPEDYSEEEVMQKLESQSGDERYDTILSQLEDYPYELLKDLANNPEMASFVANYPDLLEGSGKGNISKKELDEKCPLFLQWDKRWGAFRYGEKSVLAVSGCGPTALSMVIVGLTHNKEATPDNVADFSMNNGYYLQGTGTKWSLMTEGAAQFGINSEQLPADKEQMEKSLDEGGFLICSMGRGDFTLAGHFIVIYDYNEKGFKVNDPFCLYRSNQEWTYSQLENQIKSVWVLKNEV; encoded by the coding sequence ATGGATAATCAAAGTACGAGTGAAAAAAGAATGAGGCAGCAGCGGAGAAAGCAGAAACAACGCCGCCGTATAATATTGACATTTTTGGCCATTGTGTTTGCATACCTTGCAGGTTATATGGTGGGCTCAGGGAAAATGAAGCCAACGATAGACAGTGTATCCAGCCGGAGTACAGACGTTCTGGCCAGCGGGGACAGTGAGAGGAAAGCAGAAAGTCCGGTACAGATAGCCAGAAAGATGATGAATACCAAAGAGGGAGAAATTACCGTTGAAACCCCAGAGGATTATTCAGAAGAGGAAGTAATGCAGAAACTGGAATCTCAGTCAGGGGATGAAAGGTATGATACAATTTTAAGTCAACTGGAGGATTATCCTTATGAACTGTTGAAAGATCTGGCAAACAATCCTGAAATGGCTTCCTTTGTTGCAAATTATCCAGACTTGCTAGAAGGTTCCGGGAAAGGGAATATTTCAAAGAAAGAATTAGATGAGAAATGTCCTCTCTTTTTGCAGTGGGATAAACGATGGGGAGCTTTTCGGTATGGAGAGAAAAGTGTATTGGCTGTAAGTGGATGCGGACCAACGGCACTTTCTATGGTTATAGTGGGGTTAACACATAACAAGGAAGCAACTCCGGATAATGTAGCTGATTTCTCCATGAATAACGGATACTATCTGCAAGGAACCGGAACCAAATGGTCTTTGATGACGGAAGGAGCTGCCCAATTCGGAATCAATTCTGAACAGCTTCCGGCAGATAAGGAACAGATGGAGAAAAGTCTTGATGAGGGTGGTTTTCTGATCTGTTCCATGGGCCGGGGAGATTTCACACTAGCCGGGCATTTTATCGTAATATACGATTATAACGAAAAAGGCTTCAAAGTTAATGATCCTTTTTGCCTGTACCGCAGTAATCAGGAGTGGACTTACAGTCAGCTTGAGAATCAGATTAAGAGCGTGTGGGTATTAAAAAATGAAGTATAA
- a CDS encoding YitT family protein, translated as MIFSNDKTKSINIKRYAIIILGTAISSFGIYNIHRQTHITEGGVLGLILLLNNWTGVSPAILTPLLDIICYAFAFRYLGWDFIKISLLSTLSLAGFFKLWEMFPPVLPNLSAYPLAAALAGGLFVGIGVGLIIGQGASSGGDDALALILSKLTHCRISHVYLATDITVLLLSLSYIPLNRIAYSLVTVTVSSLLIEQVQKLSQKTRAKTNLQFVPEE; from the coding sequence ATGATTTTTTCAAATGACAAAACAAAATCCATAAACATTAAAAGATATGCAATTATTATTCTAGGTACAGCAATCTCCTCTTTTGGAATATATAACATTCATCGGCAGACTCATATAACAGAAGGTGGTGTATTAGGTCTGATACTTCTTCTGAACAATTGGACCGGTGTATCTCCTGCAATCTTAACACCTCTTCTGGATATCATCTGTTATGCATTTGCCTTCCGGTATTTAGGATGGGACTTTATCAAGATTTCTCTTCTCTCAACCTTGAGTCTGGCTGGATTTTTTAAACTTTGGGAGATGTTTCCCCCCGTACTTCCCAATCTTTCAGCTTATCCCCTGGCAGCTGCTTTAGCCGGAGGTCTTTTTGTAGGTATCGGAGTAGGGCTTATTATCGGACAGGGTGCCTCCAGTGGCGGAGATGATGCCTTAGCGTTAATTCTCTCTAAGCTTACCCATTGCCGTATTTCCCATGTATATCTTGCTACGGATATTACAGTATTGCTTTTATCTCTGTCCTATATTCCGCTTAACCGGATTGCCTATTCACTGGTAACAGTGACTGTCTCCTCCTTACTTATTGAACAGGTTCAAAAACTAAGTCAAAAAACCAGAGCAAAGACAAATCTGCAATTTGTTCCTGAGGAATGA
- a CDS encoding MerR family transcriptional regulator — protein sequence MKDYYKINEISKLYGIGVDSLRYYEKLGILKPKRDLNDYRLYSLKDIYKLNIIFDLRKLDFSMKQIKDYLEHQSIDNTLALLQEEEEYITEQVKHLKLRKQLIKERMNALKEADEIKTDIYVVKNLKGRPCVRLNEHITRDEEMDFAVKKLHRKHEGKIRDFGNQAIGATVDIEGIEEGVAGGYHNVFFILEPTADQYDFLIPEGRYLSCYYRGEYLKSTDCIRKLLHYAVGKGYEIVGEPFELYVIDNRETMKTEEFLTEIQVRIN from the coding sequence ATGAAGGATTATTATAAAATTAATGAAATATCCAAGCTTTATGGTATTGGAGTGGACTCTTTGCGCTACTATGAGAAACTGGGAATTCTAAAGCCTAAGAGGGATCTGAATGATTATAGGCTCTATAGCCTGAAAGATATCTATAAACTGAATATAATCTTTGACTTGCGTAAATTGGACTTCTCCATGAAACAAATCAAGGATTATCTTGAGCACCAGAGTATTGATAACACTCTAGCCCTGCTGCAGGAAGAAGAAGAGTACATCACAGAGCAGGTTAAGCACCTAAAACTTCGAAAACAGCTAATCAAGGAACGTATGAATGCCCTGAAGGAAGCGGATGAAATAAAAACAGATATCTACGTAGTTAAAAATCTAAAAGGAAGACCCTGCGTCCGATTGAATGAACACATAACCCGGGATGAAGAGATGGATTTTGCTGTAAAGAAGCTTCATAGAAAGCATGAAGGGAAGATACGCGATTTCGGCAATCAGGCTATTGGGGCTACTGTAGACATAGAGGGCATCGAAGAAGGAGTTGCCGGAGGATACCACAATGTGTTTTTTATTCTGGAACCAACGGCAGACCAATACGACTTCCTGATACCGGAGGGACGATATCTCTCCTGCTACTACAGAGGGGAATATCTTAAAAGTACAGATTGCATCCGAAAACTCCTTCACTATGCAGTGGGAAAAGGGTATGAAATTGTGGGGGAACCTTTTGAACTTTATGTTATTGATAACCGGGAAACGATGAAGACAGAAGAATTTTTAACAGAAATTCAGGTAAGAATCAACTAA